The following are from one region of the Jeongeupia sp. USM3 genome:
- a CDS encoding spore coat protein U domain-containing protein, with protein MRHCVFILLLLGGAAHADTRGMPVTASVPGSCKFSNADDVVLDFGALVPGQGQRQVSQPVAFTCSTGTHYTVTMDLGRSPDGAQRRMRGDSGAFIPYALSADPMGGTGQGELTPITLTLTASVDAAAYVDSPVGNYSDNVVLTVSP; from the coding sequence ATGCGACACTGCGTTTTCATTCTCCTGCTGCTCGGCGGCGCCGCCCATGCCGATACCCGCGGCATGCCGGTGACGGCGTCGGTGCCCGGAAGCTGCAAGTTCAGCAATGCCGATGACGTGGTGCTCGATTTCGGCGCGCTGGTACCCGGCCAGGGGCAGCGGCAGGTGTCGCAGCCGGTGGCGTTCACGTGCAGCACCGGAACGCACTACACCGTGACGATGGACCTGGGCCGCTCTCCGGACGGGGCGCAGCGGCGGATGCGCGGCGATAGCGGTGCTTTCATTCCCTATGCGCTGAGTGCGGATCCGATGGGGGGCACCGGCCAGGGCGAGCTGACGCCGATCACGCTGACCCTGACCGCGAGTGTCGATGCGGCGGCCTATGTCGACAGCCCGGTCGGCAATTACAGCGACAACGTGGTGCTGACCGTTTCTCCCTGA
- a CDS encoding spore coat protein U domain-containing protein, protein MKKGICWAIGSTMLVMAAGSAYAVDKNVQIKAHVEGTCQFEDANDVVIDFGTLTPGGGDQTKSAGTSFWCTNGVNYTVSLDNGLNPDGSNNRQMLLSGGTATDVIGYTLAADKTTGAGTGSSTPIPVLLTAGVKGADYQNAKVGDYNDTVIMTLDLAP, encoded by the coding sequence ATGAAAAAGGGGATCTGCTGGGCCATCGGCTCCACCATGCTGGTGATGGCTGCTGGCAGCGCTTATGCGGTCGACAAGAACGTGCAGATCAAGGCACACGTCGAGGGGACCTGCCAGTTTGAGGATGCCAACGACGTCGTGATCGACTTCGGTACGCTGACCCCGGGCGGCGGCGACCAGACCAAATCCGCCGGGACCAGCTTCTGGTGCACCAATGGCGTGAACTACACGGTGTCGCTCGATAACGGCCTGAATCCGGACGGCAGCAACAACCGCCAGATGCTCCTGTCCGGCGGCACGGCGACCGACGTGATCGGCTATACCCTGGCCGCGGACAAGACAACCGGCGCGGGTACCGGTTCGAGCACGCCGATACCGGTGTTGCTGACCGCGGGCGTGAAGGGCGCCGACTATCAGAACGCCAAGGTTGGTGATTACAATGACACGGTAATCATGACCCTCGATCTGGCTCCGTGA
- a CDS encoding molecular chaperone, with amino-acid sequence MTLNTVFKAGLAGLLFAATAARATGFGISPVRIDFTPQDRANAITVTNNSDAPLRVAVSLKAWQQDAAGKDQYTPSDALVYFPRQLELPPKASKVIRLGPKGARGEQEQAFRLYVSEQTGAGAPRQGQVAMLVSFGVPVFVQPLKPAPSVKAVANAARGRLDVRVENDGNTTLKIKQATFSDGSSVDRFDAWYLLPGIARSYGLKLPEALCTQEKPVLTLAFDHKTLAVPLTLKPADCKS; translated from the coding sequence GTGACCCTCAATACCGTGTTTAAGGCCGGCCTGGCCGGCTTGCTGTTTGCCGCAACAGCCGCCCGGGCAACCGGATTCGGCATCTCGCCGGTCCGCATCGATTTCACGCCGCAGGATCGTGCCAATGCGATCACGGTGACCAACAACAGCGATGCACCGCTCAGGGTGGCGGTGTCGCTGAAGGCCTGGCAGCAGGACGCGGCCGGCAAAGACCAGTACACGCCGTCCGATGCGCTGGTGTACTTCCCGCGCCAGCTTGAACTTCCGCCCAAGGCCAGCAAGGTGATCCGGCTCGGGCCGAAGGGCGCACGCGGCGAGCAGGAGCAGGCGTTCCGGCTCTACGTGAGCGAGCAGACCGGCGCCGGCGCGCCCAGGCAGGGGCAGGTGGCGATGCTGGTCAGCTTTGGCGTGCCGGTGTTCGTCCAGCCGCTGAAACCGGCGCCGTCGGTCAAGGCGGTGGCAAACGCAGCCAGGGGCCGGCTCGACGTCAGGGTCGAGAACGACGGCAACACGACGCTCAAGATCAAGCAGGCGACGTTCTCCGACGGCAGCTCGGTTGATCGCTTCGACGCCTGGTACCTGCTGCCGGGCATTGCGCGCAGCTACGGTCTCAAGCTGCCCGAAGCGCTGTGCACACAGGAGAAACCGGTGTTGACGCTGGCGTTCGACCACAAGACGCTGGCCGTGCCGCTGACCTTGAAACCGGCCGACTGCAAAAGCTGA
- a CDS encoding fimbria/pilus outer membrane usher protein, with translation MFALLAGTASAEAILVAVRVNDVDRGAQRGWLEAGRLWLASDDVRQLGLKLDGQSAEFDGVRYLQIDSLKDVQSRYDPDQLAVSLTVAPERIGEQTISLYGTSRPAEVWRGGVSGYLNYSVSTFRNPDGSDGYGFAPLLNLSAGGWNLRSDQNYQSSGRDERWQRVTTAASYDWPDSMARLTLGDLSPVTGTLGSAPQLAGIGYARVFSMQQDFGSSPSMSATVPVTTPSTAEVYLNGERIRTDSLSPGLYQFQDLRYFAGLQNVQIVVRDEYGNRQTINVPYYFDDSLLKAGLNDFNYNAGVWRRPAGFDDYGGFAYSLYHRYGVSDGLTVGARAEGNPDYDSAGGLLTMRLGRAGVLSGAFSWARHDDGNEGDAQYLAYRFDERSWSLRGFAQHIDPGYVAADTSFAPPRWSGGAGGSWGAPAWGNWSLDWSRQVGGMLPTQNQWRLGYSVAPLRSVSLSMNLTLADTGDNTSVGGYVNLSWFFDSRTTASASSQRSNDGNWQSTLALARSTPFGEGWGYRINAQHGDAGDEVDGSVDGRFAPGQLSLSASRSEGMETAWRASWAGALVYADGAAALARQVNQSFAIAELPLAGVGVTQNGQLVGRTGTDGRVVLPDLSSYNSQQIALVQNDIPLDYDVPQLRRDVQPAYNAGHLTRFAAKPIRAWAGQLLDTQGAPMANAVIRLALPEGTRKLETALDGSFYVDDLAAGEYRFVVTDAEALRCRGALVLPAGNDVVQQLAPVRCAGE, from the coding sequence ATGTTCGCGCTGCTGGCCGGCACGGCCAGTGCCGAGGCCATTCTGGTGGCTGTGCGCGTCAACGACGTCGACCGCGGTGCGCAGCGCGGCTGGCTCGAGGCCGGCCGGCTCTGGCTCGCCAGCGACGACGTGCGCCAGCTCGGGCTGAAGCTCGACGGCCAGTCGGCCGAGTTCGACGGTGTCCGCTACCTGCAGATCGACTCGCTCAAGGACGTCCAGAGTCGCTACGACCCGGACCAGCTTGCCGTGTCGCTGACCGTCGCGCCCGAACGGATCGGCGAGCAGACGATCTCGCTCTACGGCACGTCGCGCCCGGCCGAGGTCTGGCGCGGCGGCGTTTCCGGCTACCTCAACTACAGCGTATCGACTTTCCGCAATCCGGACGGCAGCGACGGCTACGGCTTTGCGCCGCTGCTCAACCTGTCTGCCGGCGGCTGGAACCTGCGCAGCGACCAGAACTACCAGTCGTCCGGCCGCGACGAGCGCTGGCAGCGCGTCACCACTGCGGCGAGCTACGACTGGCCGGACAGCATGGCGCGGCTGACGCTCGGCGATCTGTCGCCGGTGACCGGCACGCTCGGCAGCGCGCCGCAACTGGCCGGGATCGGCTACGCGCGCGTGTTCTCGATGCAGCAGGATTTCGGCAGTTCGCCGTCGATGTCGGCCACCGTTCCGGTGACGACGCCGTCGACGGCCGAGGTCTACCTCAACGGCGAGCGCATCCGTACCGATAGCCTGAGCCCCGGCCTGTACCAGTTCCAGGACCTGCGCTATTTCGCCGGGCTGCAGAACGTGCAGATCGTGGTTCGCGACGAATACGGCAACCGCCAGACGATCAACGTGCCGTACTACTTCGACGACAGCCTGCTCAAGGCAGGCCTCAACGATTTCAACTACAACGCCGGCGTCTGGCGCCGGCCCGCAGGCTTCGACGACTACGGCGGCTTTGCCTACTCGCTGTACCACCGCTACGGCGTGAGCGACGGCCTGACCGTCGGTGCGCGCGCCGAAGGCAATCCCGACTACGACTCGGCCGGCGGGCTGCTGACGATGCGGCTTGGCCGTGCCGGCGTGCTCTCGGGGGCATTCTCGTGGGCGCGGCACGACGACGGCAACGAGGGCGATGCACAGTATCTGGCCTACCGCTTCGACGAGCGCAGCTGGAGCCTGCGCGGTTTTGCCCAGCACATCGACCCAGGCTATGTGGCCGCCGATACCAGCTTTGCGCCGCCGCGCTGGAGCGGTGGCGCCGGCGGCAGCTGGGGTGCGCCGGCGTGGGGCAACTGGAGCCTCGACTGGTCGCGCCAGGTCGGAGGCATGCTGCCGACGCAGAACCAGTGGCGCCTCGGCTATTCGGTGGCGCCGCTGCGCTCGGTCTCGCTGTCGATGAATCTGACGCTGGCCGATACCGGCGACAACACGTCGGTCGGCGGCTATGTGAACCTGTCGTGGTTCTTCGACAGCCGGACCACCGCCTCGGCCAGCAGCCAGCGCAGCAATGACGGCAACTGGCAGAGCACGCTGGCGCTGGCGCGCTCGACGCCGTTCGGCGAGGGCTGGGGCTACCGGATCAACGCCCAGCACGGCGATGCCGGCGACGAGGTCGACGGCTCGGTCGATGGCCGCTTCGCGCCGGGGCAGCTGTCGCTGAGCGCGTCGCGCAGCGAAGGCATGGAGACCGCGTGGCGGGCGAGCTGGGCCGGCGCGCTGGTCTACGCCGACGGCGCCGCCGCACTGGCGCGACAGGTGAACCAGAGCTTCGCGATCGCCGAGCTGCCGCTGGCCGGCGTCGGCGTCACCCAGAACGGCCAGCTCGTTGGCCGGACCGGCACCGACGGCCGCGTCGTGCTGCCGGACCTGTCGAGCTACAACAGCCAGCAGATCGCGCTGGTGCAGAACGACATCCCGCTCGATTACGACGTGCCGCAACTGCGGCGCGACGTCCAGCCCGCGTACAACGCCGGCCATCTCACCCGTTTTGCCGCGAAGCCGATCCGCGCCTGGGCGGGGCAACTGCTCGACACCCAAGGGGCGCCGATGGCCAACGCCGTGATCCGGCTGGCCTTGCCCGAAGGCACGCGCAAGCTCGAGACCGCGCTCGACGGCAGTTTCTACGTCGACGACCTCGCCGCCGGCGAGTACCGTTTTGTCGTGACCGACGCAGAGGCGCTGCGTTGCCGGGGCGCGCTGGTGCTGCCGGCCGGCAACGATGTCGTCCAGCAACTGGCGCCGGTGCGCTGCGCAGGAGAGTAG
- a CDS encoding spore coat U domain-containing protein → MYRLLFALFLVMIARLASAGCSIGSGQDPSFGQYNPELSSTSVINFYVTITCDTATSYTLQAGPGTNSQSISSRYMVRVGGTEQLDYQLCTGINNVSCSTIFGDGTTGQPITGNAPGGGAVSLANATALLYGSQQVPVGDYADIVPVTLLP, encoded by the coding sequence ATGTACCGATTGTTGTTCGCCCTGTTCCTCGTGATGATCGCCCGCCTGGCCAGCGCCGGCTGCTCGATCGGCTCGGGGCAGGACCCGTCGTTCGGCCAGTACAACCCCGAGTTGTCGAGCACCAGCGTGATCAACTTCTACGTCACGATCACCTGCGACACCGCAACGTCGTACACGCTGCAGGCCGGGCCGGGCACGAACAGCCAGAGCATTTCGTCCCGCTACATGGTTCGGGTCGGCGGTACCGAGCAGCTCGACTACCAGTTGTGCACCGGCATCAACAACGTGAGCTGCTCGACGATTTTCGGCGACGGCACCACCGGCCAGCCGATCACCGGCAACGCACCCGGCGGTGGCGCGGTCAGTCTGGCCAACGCGACGGCGCTGCTCTACGGCAGCCAGCAGGTGCCGGTAGGGGATTATGCCGATATCGTGCCGGTGACCTTGCTACCCTGA
- the pgk gene encoding phosphoglycerate kinase, which produces MTKLFIEDLALAGKRVLIRVDFNVPVKNGVVESDKRIRAALPTIRYALEQGASVVLMSHLGRPNGARVEKYTLAPVATRLAELLGKPVAFLNDCVGPEVEASVAKLQAGQVALLENVRFHIEEEGKAKDADGNSVKADPAKVEAFRASLSKLGDVFVNDAFGTAHRAHSSVVGVNLPRASGYLLKKELEFLGDAVDRPVRPFVAIIGGSKISGKIDVIQALLPKVDKLIIGGGMAFTFLKAKGLEIGNSLCENDRVELARELMAQAGDKLELPSDTMVTKHLDFDARTLDGLVQVDSTAIPADQEGVDVGEASCKRFAEIIKSAKTVLWNGPMGVFEIDASAKGTFAVAHALAEATAAGAITVVGGGDSVAAVEKAGLEDKVSHVSTGGGASLEFLEGKALPGVVALSDK; this is translated from the coding sequence ATGACCAAGCTGTTCATCGAAGACCTGGCGCTTGCCGGCAAGCGCGTCCTGATTCGCGTCGACTTCAACGTGCCGGTCAAAAACGGCGTGGTCGAGAGCGACAAGCGCATCCGCGCCGCGCTGCCGACGATCCGCTACGCGCTCGAGCAGGGCGCGTCGGTCGTGCTGATGAGCCACCTCGGCCGCCCGAACGGTGCGCGCGTCGAGAAGTACACGCTGGCGCCGGTGGCGACCCGTCTGGCCGAACTGCTGGGCAAGCCGGTCGCTTTCCTCAATGATTGCGTCGGTCCGGAAGTCGAGGCTTCTGTTGCCAAGCTGCAGGCCGGTCAGGTCGCGCTGCTGGAAAACGTGCGCTTCCACATCGAGGAAGAAGGCAAGGCCAAGGACGCCGACGGCAACAGCGTCAAGGCCGATCCGGCCAAGGTCGAAGCGTTCCGCGCTTCGCTCTCGAAGCTCGGCGATGTGTTCGTCAACGATGCCTTCGGCACCGCGCACCGCGCGCATTCGTCGGTGGTCGGCGTCAACCTGCCGCGCGCTTCGGGCTACCTCTTGAAGAAGGAACTCGAGTTCCTCGGCGATGCGGTCGACCGTCCGGTGCGTCCGTTCGTGGCGATCATCGGCGGCTCGAAGATCTCGGGCAAGATCGACGTGATCCAGGCGCTGCTGCCCAAGGTCGACAAGCTGATCATCGGCGGCGGCATGGCGTTTACCTTCCTCAAGGCCAAGGGTCTCGAGATCGGCAACTCGCTGTGCGAGAACGACCGCGTCGAACTGGCGCGCGAGCTGATGGCGCAAGCCGGCGACAAGCTCGAACTGCCTTCGGACACCATGGTCACCAAGCATCTGGACTTCGACGCCCGCACGCTTGACGGCTTGGTCCAAGTCGATTCGACCGCGATTCCGGCCGATCAGGAAGGCGTCGACGTGGGTGAAGCGTCGTGCAAGCGTTTTGCCGAGATCATCAAGTCGGCCAAGACCGTGCTGTGGAACGGCCCGATGGGTGTGTTCGAAATCGACGCCAGCGCCAAGGGCACCTTCGCCGTGGCGCACGCGCTGGCCGAAGCGACCGCTGCCGGCGCGATCACCGTCGTCGGCGGTGGCGATTCGGTCGCCGCGGTCGAGAAGGCCGGGCTGGAAGACAAGGTGTCGCACGTGTCGACCGGTGGCGGCGCTTCGCTCGAGTTCCTCGAAGGCAAGGCACTGCCGGGCGTCGTGGCGCTGAGCGACAAGTAA
- a CDS encoding PepSY domain-containing protein yields MADMPSRWRRWHMWAGVVLALPFLAICVTALLLSHSKTLGLKKLAAPTAWFPGYAIERPEARSVLELADGGLLVGGKHGLWLIRGSRAEPVLTANRIEVFQLLAAPQGVFAATSAGLYRQDRNGWAVVLAGNVTQLSRLADGRLLAGEAGKPQASDDGIRWVPDDAIAARLAALPKVDPPISLARLLFDIHTGKALLGNDAKWLWIDACALVMLVLTLSGSWLWMRGRRRRVRLAQAAA; encoded by the coding sequence ATGGCTGACATGCCGTCGCGCTGGCGTCGCTGGCACATGTGGGCCGGCGTGGTGCTGGCCTTGCCGTTTCTGGCGATCTGCGTCACCGCGCTGCTGCTGTCGCACAGCAAGACGCTGGGGCTGAAGAAACTTGCAGCGCCGACCGCGTGGTTTCCCGGCTACGCGATCGAGCGGCCCGAGGCCAGAAGCGTGCTCGAACTTGCCGACGGCGGCCTGCTGGTCGGCGGCAAGCACGGCCTGTGGCTGATCCGCGGCAGCCGTGCCGAGCCGGTGCTGACCGCAAACCGGATCGAGGTCTTCCAGCTGCTGGCCGCACCGCAAGGCGTGTTTGCCGCAACCAGCGCCGGGCTGTACCGGCAAGACCGCAACGGCTGGGCGGTGGTGCTGGCCGGCAACGTCACCCAGCTGAGCCGGCTTGCCGACGGCCGGCTGCTCGCCGGCGAGGCCGGCAAGCCGCAGGCCAGCGACGACGGCATCCGCTGGGTGCCGGACGACGCGATCGCGGCAAGGCTGGCCGCATTGCCCAAGGTCGACCCGCCGATCAGCCTTGCCCGGCTGCTGTTCGACATCCATACCGGCAAGGCCCTGCTCGGCAACGACGCCAAGTGGCTGTGGATCGACGCCTGCGCGCTGGTGATGCTGGTGCTGACCTTGTCGGGCAGCTGGCTGTGGATGCGCGGCCGCCGCCGGCGCGTGCGGCTGGCGCAGGCCGCGGCGTGA
- a CDS encoding 2Fe-2S iron-sulfur cluster-binding protein, with the protein MTLVLIGTAVAVLFATLLWWQAQGWIATWQDWRRQRAGRSLSLRVLERETVGGCVRLRLGAVRGRLPRFSAGQHLLVHGDDGARCYSLARWQRWPAQYWIAIKPEGRASSSIAAMPVGARISASLPRGAFHCRPSRDEEVLLIAGGIGITPLMAMLDRLRAAPPRRVTLVHAARTRDALLWHDELAALAGSAGWFDYRPRLSAPDAGWQGEQGRLSPRDVQALVADPARCAAWLCAGDGMSGTAQVGLALAGVAAGRIHRESFGPAAGAAQGDVRIALADGRSVRGGEAATLLAALDPLQPYAAAQCRAGQCGGCRSTLQSGEVRWLMRPDCAVADGEVLACCCAAMTDVVLQPHFPR; encoded by the coding sequence GTGACGCTCGTCCTGATCGGCACCGCCGTGGCCGTACTGTTTGCAACCCTGCTGTGGTGGCAGGCGCAGGGCTGGATCGCGACATGGCAGGACTGGCGCCGCCAGCGTGCCGGCCGCTCGCTGAGCTTGCGCGTGCTCGAACGTGAAACCGTCGGCGGCTGCGTGCGCCTGCGGCTCGGCGCGGTACGCGGCCGCCTGCCGCGGTTCAGCGCCGGCCAGCACCTGCTGGTACACGGCGACGACGGCGCGCGCTGCTACTCGCTGGCGCGCTGGCAGCGATGGCCGGCGCAATACTGGATCGCGATCAAGCCCGAAGGACGCGCATCGTCGTCGATTGCCGCCATGCCGGTCGGCGCGCGGATCTCGGCATCGCTGCCGCGCGGGGCGTTCCACTGCCGGCCAAGTCGCGATGAAGAGGTGCTGCTGATCGCCGGCGGCATCGGCATTACGCCGCTGATGGCGATGCTCGACCGCCTGCGTGCGGCGCCGCCGCGGCGGGTGACGCTGGTGCATGCAGCCCGGACGCGCGACGCGCTGCTGTGGCACGACGAGCTGGCGGCACTGGCCGGTTCGGCCGGCTGGTTCGACTACCGGCCGCGACTCTCCGCGCCGGATGCCGGCTGGCAGGGCGAGCAGGGCCGGCTGAGCCCGCGCGACGTGCAGGCGCTGGTCGCCGACCCGGCCCGCTGTGCCGCGTGGCTCTGCGCCGGCGATGGCATGAGCGGCACCGCGCAGGTCGGCCTGGCGCTGGCCGGTGTCGCCGCCGGGCGCATCCACCGCGAATCGTTCGGCCCTGCCGCCGGTGCGGCGCAGGGTGACGTGCGCATCGCGCTCGCCGACGGCCGCAGCGTCCGCGGCGGTGAAGCGGCGACGCTGCTGGCGGCGCTCGATCCGCTGCAGCCCTATGCGGCAGCGCAGTGCCGCGCCGGCCAGTGCGGCGGCTGCCGCAGCACGCTGCAGTCCGGCGAGGTGCGCTGGCTGATGCGGCCCGATTGCGCGGTTGCCGACGGCGAGGTACTGGCCTGCTGTTGTGCGGCGATGACCGACGTGGTGCTGCAGCCGCATTTCCCGCGCTGA
- a CDS encoding TonB-dependent siderophore receptor, with amino-acid sequence MSKLFKLTGVAAGVALAMQVHAAETTQQGAETTLGTVSVVGNWLDDANGVDVLNHPGARTYVDQKVLTESAATNVREVLRRVPGVQVQDNNGTGGSDISLNVGVRGLTSRLSPRSTILLDGVPLAVAPYGQPQLSMAPLAIGNIEAIDVVRGGGSVRFGPQNVGGIINFVSRSVPKQFGANVSTEIQGAEHGGVKELISASVGGTNDKGLGAVLLYSGVKGDGYRDDNDHTNIDDVMLKASYAITERDTLAASLHYYDAGADMPGGLSVKEYAQNPYQSTRPYDDFAGRRKDASLKYSHVDATRKFEVLTYYTDSFRGSHIANGAYYDMTQLVAYPRNYSTFAIEPRYSQLFAWGEASHEIGVGYRYLEEKMSEKALTDKVKAGGVPKGNYVLTQDRNGGTQAQAFYIDDTISYGRWTVVPGLRYEIIDTQWSDVMLGYKREQRYEEPLPSINASYHLSDVWNVFANANTSFGPMQYFQIAQGGSGNQSANGLTAEKAHTYEFGTRYDDGRWGGEVTLFYIDFDNEMQYVGKIPGQPNSSDQWTNLGATKHQGIETAVHYDLANVDAMLKGLTAYATYAYTKATSEQGAFAGKDLPFYSRHVGTLGARYQRAQWTFNVDGFAQSQQHSPGPGPNYITSETPDGRYGDIAGYATWNVRGEYAFGPQFYNMKLAAGIKNLFDREYYTRSTDNNYGKYVGQPRTYFMQASFDL; translated from the coding sequence GTGAGCAAGCTGTTCAAACTGACCGGTGTGGCCGCCGGGGTCGCGCTGGCCATGCAGGTCCACGCCGCCGAGACAACGCAGCAGGGCGCGGAGACCACGCTGGGCACGGTGTCGGTCGTCGGCAACTGGCTCGACGACGCCAATGGCGTCGACGTGCTCAACCATCCGGGCGCGCGGACCTACGTCGACCAGAAGGTGCTGACCGAAAGCGCTGCCACCAACGTTCGCGAGGTGTTGCGCCGCGTACCGGGCGTGCAGGTGCAGGACAACAACGGCACCGGCGGCAGCGACATTTCGCTCAACGTCGGTGTGCGCGGGCTGACGTCGCGGCTGTCGCCGCGTTCGACCATCCTGCTCGACGGCGTGCCGCTCGCGGTGGCGCCGTATGGCCAGCCGCAGCTGTCGATGGCGCCGCTGGCGATCGGCAACATCGAGGCGATCGACGTCGTCCGCGGCGGCGGCTCGGTGCGCTTCGGGCCGCAGAACGTCGGCGGCATCATCAACTTCGTCAGCCGCTCGGTTCCCAAGCAGTTCGGCGCCAACGTCAGCACCGAAATCCAGGGCGCCGAGCACGGCGGCGTCAAGGAGTTGATCAGCGCTTCGGTCGGCGGGACCAACGACAAGGGGCTCGGCGCGGTGCTGCTGTATTCGGGCGTCAAGGGCGACGGCTACCGCGACGACAACGACCACACCAATATCGACGACGTGATGCTCAAGGCCAGTTACGCGATCACCGAGCGCGATACGCTCGCCGCCAGCCTGCATTACTACGACGCCGGCGCCGACATGCCGGGCGGCCTGTCGGTAAAGGAATACGCGCAGAACCCGTACCAGTCGACCCGGCCGTACGACGACTTTGCCGGCCGCCGCAAGGACGCGTCGCTCAAGTACAGCCACGTCGACGCGACGCGCAAGTTCGAGGTGCTGACCTACTACACCGACAGCTTCCGCGGCAGCCACATCGCCAACGGCGCCTACTACGACATGACCCAGCTCGTTGCGTATCCGCGCAACTACAGCACCTTCGCGATCGAGCCGCGCTACTCGCAGCTGTTCGCCTGGGGCGAGGCCAGCCACGAGATCGGCGTCGGCTACCGCTATCTCGAGGAGAAAATGAGCGAGAAGGCGCTGACCGACAAGGTCAAGGCCGGCGGCGTACCGAAGGGCAACTACGTGCTGACGCAGGACCGCAACGGCGGCACGCAGGCACAGGCGTTCTACATCGACGACACGATCAGCTACGGCCGCTGGACCGTGGTGCCGGGGCTGCGCTACGAGATCATCGACACGCAGTGGAGCGACGTGATGCTCGGCTACAAGCGCGAGCAGCGCTACGAGGAGCCGCTGCCGTCGATCAACGCCAGCTACCACCTCAGCGACGTGTGGAACGTGTTCGCCAACGCCAACACCTCGTTCGGGCCGATGCAGTACTTCCAGATCGCGCAGGGCGGCAGCGGCAACCAGAGCGCGAACGGCCTGACCGCCGAGAAGGCGCACACCTACGAATTCGGCACCCGCTACGACGACGGCCGCTGGGGCGGCGAGGTCACGCTGTTCTACATCGACTTCGACAACGAGATGCAGTACGTCGGCAAGATCCCCGGCCAGCCCAACAGCAGCGACCAGTGGACCAACCTCGGCGCCACCAAGCACCAGGGCATCGAAACCGCCGTCCACTACGACCTCGCCAACGTCGATGCAATGCTCAAGGGGCTGACCGCGTACGCAACCTATGCGTACACCAAGGCGACGTCCGAGCAGGGCGCCTTCGCCGGCAAGGACCTGCCGTTCTACTCGCGCCATGTCGGCACGCTTGGTGCGCGCTACCAGCGTGCGCAGTGGACGTTCAACGTCGACGGTTTCGCGCAGTCGCAGCAGCACTCGCCCGGCCCCGGCCCGAACTACATCACCAGCGAAACGCCGGACGGCCGCTATGGCGACATCGCCGGCTACGCGACGTGGAACGTGCGCGGCGAATACGCATTCGGCCCGCAGTTCTACAACATGAAGCTTGCCGCCGGGATCAAGAACCTGTTCGACCGCGAGTACTACACCCGCTCGACCGACAACAACTACGGCAAGTACGTCGGCCAGCCGCGGACCTACTTCATGCAGGCGTCGTTCGACCTGTAA
- a CDS encoding LysR family transcriptional regulator — MPRENFNDLLAFVTVARAGSFTRAAAQLGVSQSALSHTIRGLEERLGLRLLTRTTRSVSPTEAGERLLATVAPRFDDIEAELAALSELRDKPAGTVRITAAEHAASQVLWPRLAPLLRDYPDIRIEIGVDYGLTDIVADRFDAGVRLGDQVARDMIAVRIGPDMRMVVVGAPDYFGRRPTPQTPHELAGHDCINLRLPTHGGLLPWEFEKDGHRLNVRVEGQWVFNTTAPRLHAALAGFGLAFVPEDMALPHIADGSLIAVLDDWCPRFAGYHLYYPSRRQTSPAFALVVEALRHRG, encoded by the coding sequence ATGCCGCGCGAGAACTTCAACGACCTGCTCGCCTTCGTCACCGTCGCCCGGGCGGGCAGCTTCACCCGCGCCGCCGCGCAGCTTGGCGTGTCGCAGTCGGCGCTGAGCCACACGATACGCGGGCTGGAGGAAAGGCTGGGGCTGCGCCTGCTGACGCGGACGACGCGCAGCGTCTCGCCGACCGAGGCCGGCGAGCGACTGCTGGCGACGGTGGCGCCCCGCTTCGATGACATCGAGGCCGAGCTCGCCGCGCTGAGCGAGCTGCGCGACAAGCCGGCCGGCACGGTCCGCATCACCGCGGCCGAGCACGCCGCCAGCCAGGTGCTCTGGCCCAGGCTCGCGCCGCTGCTGCGCGACTACCCCGACATCAGGATCGAGATCGGCGTCGACTACGGCCTGACCGACATCGTCGCCGACCGTTTCGACGCCGGGGTGCGGCTCGGCGATCAGGTCGCCAGGGACATGATCGCGGTGCGCATCGGTCCGGACATGCGCATGGTCGTCGTCGGCGCGCCGGACTACTTCGGCCGGCGCCCGACGCCGCAGACGCCGCACGAGCTGGCCGGCCACGACTGCATCAACCTGCGGCTGCCGACCCATGGCGGCCTGTTGCCGTGGGAGTTCGAGAAGGACGGCCACCGCCTCAACGTGCGGGTCGAGGGCCAGTGGGTGTTCAACACCACCGCGCCGAGGCTGCACGCCGCGCTGGCCGGCTTCGGGCTGGCCTTCGTACCCGAAGACATGGCGCTGCCGCACATCGCCGATGGCAGCCTGATTGCGGTACTCGACGACTGGTGCCCGCGCTTCGCCGGCTACCACCTGTATTACCCGAGCCGCCGGCAGACTTCGCCGGCGTTCGCGCTGGTGGTCGAGGCGCTGCGGCACCGGGGATGA